From the genome of Perca fluviatilis chromosome 1, GENO_Pfluv_1.0, whole genome shotgun sequence, one region includes:
- the dusp5 gene encoding dual specificity protein phosphatase 5, which translates to MKISSIDCRRLRKIIRKECGSCLIVDCRPYLSFTNSNIKGSVNVNLNSVVVRRSRGGLVPLQFVIPDERSLLRLREGSISTIIALDDRTSHWQKLKKDSVAQIVINTLSHLASGANVCFLKGGYENFHSQYPELCTEVKTIDQGETETEKRVNSLSEKLSHRKPDYDQGKPVEILPFLYLGSAYHASRQDYLSDLHITALLNVSRRDLQPAKGHYDYKWIPVEDNNMADISSHFQEAIDFIDHVKQSGGKVLVHCEAGISRSPTICLAYIMRTQQLRLDAAFDIIKQRRAVISPNFSFMGQLLQFESEVLSMAPAHAATPEPATPCTPESASFFANDFNTTFNTKNFEPSVFTLPTSCLQSPVHHQFKLSPITALP; encoded by the exons ATGAAAATCTCCAGCATAGACTGCCGGCGTCTGAGGAAAATCATCAGGAAGGAGTGCGGGAGCTGCCTTATTGTGGATTGCAGACCTTATCTTTCATTCACGAACTCCAATATCAAAGGCTCTGTCAATGTAAATCTCAACTCAGTGGTGGTCCGGAGGTCTCGAGGAGGGCTTGTTCCTCTGCAGTTTGTCATCCCGGATGAGAGATCCCTGCTTCGGCTTCGGGAGGGGAGCATATCGACAATCATAGCTCTGGATGACCGGACCTCCCACTGGCAAAAACTGAAGAAGGACAGTGTAGcacaaatagtaataaataCTCTTTCTCATCTAGCGAGTGGGGCAAACGTCTGTTTCCTGAAAG GCGGATACGAGAACTTCCACTCTCAATACCCTGAACTTTGCACTGAGGTGAAAACCATTGACCAGGGCGAAACTGAAACCGAGAAACGAGTCAACAGCCTCAGTGAGAAGCTTTCTCACCGCAAACCAGATTATGATCAG GGTAAACCTGTAGAGATCCTGCCTTTCCTCTACCTCGGTAGTGCCTACCACGCCTCCAGACAGGACTATCTCAGCGACCTTCACATCACGGCCTTGCTCAATGTGTCGCGCAGGGACCTGCAGCCGGCCAAGGGTCACTATGACTACAAGTGGATCCCAGTGGAGGACAACAACATGGCCGACATCAGCTCCCACTTCCAGGAGGCCATCGATTTTATTG ATCACGTGAAGCAATCAGGGGGAAAGGTTCTGGTCCACTGCGAAGCAGGCATCTCCCGCTCACCAACCATCTGCTTGGCCTACATCATGAGGACGCAGCAGCTGCGGCTGGATGCAGCCTTTGACATCATCAAGCAGCGCCGGGCAGTCATCTCACCCAACTTCAGTTTCATGGGTCAGCTGCTGCAGTTTGAGTCAGAGGTCCTCTCCATGGCCCCAGCTCATGCCGCCACACCTGAACCTGCCACACCCTGCACCCCGGAGTCCGCCTCCTTTTTTGCCAACgacttcaacaccacattcaacACCAAAAACTTTGAGCCATCTG